Proteins from a single region of Amblyomma americanum isolate KBUSLIRL-KWMA chromosome 10, ASM5285725v1, whole genome shotgun sequence:
- the LOC144107013 gene encoding uncharacterized protein LOC144107013: MEGPNKNAEEETVGERSVVSPGTAVEHTASQGTGKHKKRSKKRSKPSITTGSAKPADGGAETSAVKPKKTKHESKTDIAAAEARLESQPEPPPAQRAQALAEKAAPAEVAASAAAAPVSAVPDALAQRLAQVSAGPQARSSHPDHEIDNSIPEIERRRPNFLLLPIIGSVVIICLLAAVVVGMMIARTKQVRVSGTTISSGPEMTTASIDDAATTVDTSTEQSDTTPVVTSDEAVTSADESQETLSSTADVDAQTSM; this comes from the exons ATGGAGGGGCCCAACAAGAACGCCGAAGAGGAGACCGTGGGCGAGAGAAGCGTGGTGTCTCCTGGGACGGCTGTGGAGCACACCGCATCGCAAGGGACCGGGAAACACAAGAAGCGCTCCAAGAAACGCAGCAAGCCTTCCATTACCACAGGCAGTGCAAA ACCTGCGGATGGAGGTGCGGAGACGTCGGCTGTAAAGCCGAAAAAGACCAAGCATGAGTCCAAGACCGACATTGCTGCTGCTGAGGCGCGGCTGGAAAGCCAACCGGAACCCCCACCGGCACAACGTGCCCAGGCGTTGGCAGAGAAAGCGGCTCCTGCAGAGGTGGCAGCTtcggcggcagcagcaccggtttcCGCCGTCCCAGACGCCCTCGCTCAGCGACTCGCACAG GTTTCTGCCGGCCCGCAAGCCCGAAGTTCGCATCCAGACCACGAAATTGACAACAGCATTCCCGAGATTGAACGCAGGAGGCCGAATTT TCTCTTGCTGCCCATCATCGGCAGCGTCGTCATTATCTGCCTCCTGGCGGCCGTGGTTGTCGGCATGATGATCGCGCGCACCAAGCAGGTCCGGGTCTCCGGAACGACCATCTCCAGCGGACCGGAAATGACGACCGCTTCTATCGACGATGCCGCAACCACCGTTgacacgtccactgaacagtccGACACCACTCCTGTCGTAACCTCTGACGAAGCTGTGACCTCAGCTGACGAAAGCCAGGAAACCCTTTCCAGCACGGCTGACGTGGACGCCCAGACTTCCATGTAG
- the LOC144107673 gene encoding uncharacterized protein LOC144107673, translating into MISAGPPETDPAMAGPEAWHGSYASLEETGEQPYYELYYAHRYPSSLGAEKKRSHQDDFLDSKPLLFLRLFTIFVVVIVGFFLAFVMVTESGLFERRRNYAPSSSPTPATTKAQPPITARTPVRRTTAHEPEVTEDNYYSPEADREAKDDGGQPELSPAERLRWPPVKGRTSTQKAAPSAQRSRRSGRDTATRRRKFSTYKTRSHQEARRGQWKASGRAPS; encoded by the exons ATGATCTCAGCAGGGCCACCAGAGACGGATCCAGCAATGGCAGGGCCGGAAGCTTGGCACGGGTCGTACGCCTCGCTGGAGGAGACCGGCGAACAGCCTTACTATGAGCTGTACTACGCGCACCGCTATCCTTCTTCCCTGGGAGCCGAAAAGAAGCGGTCGCACCAAGACGACTTCCTGGACTCCAAGCCACTGCTCTTCCTGCGCCTGTTCACTATCTTCGTCGTGGTCATCGTGGGTTTCTTCCTGGCCTTCGTCATGGTCACCGAGAGCGGGCTGTTCGAACGGAGAAGGAACTACGCCCCATCGTCCTCCCCGACACCCGCGACGACCAAGGCGCAGCCTCCCATCACGGC CCGGACCCCTGTCAGGAGGACCACGGCGCATGAACCTGAAGTCACGGAAGACAACTATTATTCTCCCGAGGCTGACCGGGAGGCAAAAGATGACGGTGGCCAACCCGAGTTGAGCCCTGCTGAAAGGCTT AGGTGGCCCCCAGTGAAAGGCAGGACTTCTACACAGAAGGCGGCTCCCAGTGCTCAGCGCAGTCGTCGAAGTGGGCGGGACACGGCCACCCGAAGGCGCAAATTCAGCACGTACAAGACGCGCTCTCACCAGGAGGCACGGCGTGGCCAGTGGAAAGCAAGCGGCCGTGCGCCTTCTTAG